The stretch of DNA ACAAATGCGGGCATGTCGCCAGAACTCCTCTAAAGCAGTCCTTGGTAGGCATCCCAGATCGACGGGCCTAATGAGTTCGCTTCAAGATTAGTGAAAGAAGTTCATCGATGGCGAAGAGGATCGATCTCCCTTCCATGCCCGCACTGCAAGCGTTCGAGCGAGCTGCGGCACGGTCCTCCTTTGCCGATGCGGCGCGCGATCTCGGTCGGACGCCCTCGGCGGTTTCACACGCGATCAAGGACATGGAGACCCGCCTTGGGGTCACATTATTTGAACGCGTGGGACGAACAGTCCGCGTCACCCAGGCCGGAGCAGCCTATCTTGAAGTGGTGGAGGCCGCGCTCTCGAGCCTCAGGGCGGCGACCCAGCGGATCGCCCGGAGCGAGGAGCGCAATGTGATCCGGATCAGCGCGCTGCCGTTCTTTACCAGCGCCGTATTGCTCCCCAACCTGCCGCGGTTCGAGGCGGCGCATCCGCACTATGACCTGCGCATCGAGACCACCAACGCCTATGCCGATGTGTTGAATGGCGAGGTCGACATCGCGCTTCGTTTCGGTGAGGAGCGTAGCGAGAATCTGATCTGCAAACCGCTGATCTCGGTCTGCGGCCAGCCCGTTGCATCGCCCAGCTACCTGCGTTCCGCTCCGCCGATTAGAGAGCCCTCGGACTTGCAGCAGCACACCCTGATCCATGTCCGATCCAATGTGCAGGCCTGGGATGAATGGTATCGCGCAATGGGTGGCGATCGGCTTGGCTCGACCAGGAATCTAAGCTTCGATTCGATCCTGGGAGCCCTGGACGCAGCGACGAAAGGGCTCGGTATCGCACTCGGCATGTACCCGCTGATCGGCGCTCACAGTGGATATGGCGAGGATCTGGTTCCTGTACTGGGGCCGGCCGTGGCGTGGTCCACACGATACAACTTCATCTGCCAGCGAACAGCTTTGGAGAGCCGCAAGATCCAGGCGACGCTGAAGTGGTTGGAGGATTCGCTCGCAGCCTTCGTCTAGCGGGGGCGCGAGGAATGTCCGCAGTCGGGCCCCTAGCAGAATTGCCGCCCTTGGTTTCCGGAGTTCACCGTCAAAGGTCTGATTATGGGCGGCTAGCTGACCTTAGGTTTCGAGCCAACCTGGTTCGCCGCCTGCCCTTATTCGTTCGATGCGGCGACGGAGCTTGCTTCGATAGGCTTCGGTGTAATTCAAATTGAGTATTTCGCCTTGAAACAGGATGAAATTGGGACGCTCTGCGTCACGCAATTGTCGCATCTGTACCTCAATTGCTCTCCGCCAGATTTCTTCCGATGCCCATTTGCTCATACGAACAACCTATTGATTTTGACTACGTCCGCAATCGGGTCGTCAGCAGAATGTCTGCAAGTATTAGATGACGACCCCAAGCAGGCTATGTGGCAAACAGCATGTCGTCGCTGGCGAAGGCCTTCATCTCCAGCGCATTGCCGCTGGGATCGCGGAAGAACATCGTTGCCTGTTCGCCGGGCTGGCCCTTGAAGCGGATCGTCGGCTCGATTGCGAATTCCACCCCGGCAGCGCGCAGGCGATCCGCCAGCTCCTGCCAGTCCTCCATCCGCAGCACGATGCCGAAGTGGGGCACGGGGACACCGTGGCCATCGACATGGTTGTTCGCCCGGTCGCCCGCCTTGCCCGGGGCGAGATGCGCCACGATCTGGTGGCCGTAGAAATCGAAATCGATCCACTCGTCCGAACTGCGTCCTTCGGCACAGCCCATCGCCCCGCGATAGAAGGCGCGCGCGGCGGCGAGGTCGTCAACGGGAAAGGCGAGGTGGAACGGGCGCAGGCTCATGCCCGCCTTCTATCGCCGCGCATGGCATTTTCCTACAGGCGATCCGGCGTGCCAGCCTGCCGGCATGCTGCCCCAAATCACGCCAGAAAACGCTCGCGCCATCGTGGCGGAATACATTTCAGAACTGTGTTCCATGTGTTCCACCGTTCAGCGTCGACACCGCCGCGATGAACGCCTAACCCCCGACTCGCAGCAGGAAAGGCACCGCATGAAGCTGATCATCGGCAACAAGAACTATTCGAGCTGGTCACTGCGCGGCTGGCTGGCGGCCAAGCAGTCGGGCCTCCACTTCGAGGAAATCGTGGTGCCGCTGTTCGGGGAGAATTGGGAAGCCGACAAGCAGAGCGGGCAGATCCGCCCCTCTTCGGGCAAGGTCCCGCTGCTGTGGGATGGCGATGCAGTGGTGTGGGACAGCCTCGCCATCCTTGACTATCTCGCCGACAAGGTCGGGCGGGACCGCTTCTGGCCCAAGGACGAGGCTGCGCGGGGCATGGCCCGATCGATGGTTGCCGAAATGCACTCATCCTTCCAGGCCCTGCGCGGCGAATGCCCGATGAACGTGCGCAAGCGCTTCGACGGGTTCGAGCCGAGCGAGGCCTGCACCGCCGATATCCTGCGCATCCTTGGCCTATGGGCTGAAGCACGCAGCCGCTTCGGCAGTGGCGGGCCGTTCCTGTTCGGCACCTTCGGCGCGGCGGATGTGTTCTTTGCTCCGGTGGTCAGCCGCTTCATCAGCTACCAGATACCGGTCCCGGGATTTGCCGTGGCCTATATGCAGGCGCTGTGGGAGCACGAATGGATGCAGGCGTGGATCGCTGCCTCGGAGGACGAGGAATGGGTGATCGAGCAGTATGAGACCGTCGGCTGACGGGCTCGCGGGCTCCTCATGGTATCCGGCTGGTTGGGTAGCGTGTGCCGTCCTTGTGGGCATAGCCATCGGGGTCGAAGACCATGTCGATATCGGGATATTCGCCTGAATCCCGATCCTTGTCGCCGGCGCTGATGGCGACGAAGACACACGGTTTGCTTGAGCGGTTGTGGAGGCGGTGACCGTTTTCGACACCAGCGGCCCAGGCCAGCACGTCACCCGGGCGGACCACGGTTTCACCTTCGTCCTCGATCAGTACGGCCTCGCCTTCGAGCATGACCAGCAGTTCATCCTCGAGCCGATGCCAGTGGCGCTGCGAAGAATAGGCACCGGGTTCGAGCAGGACGTGGCTCGCGCCCATCTGGGTGAGGCCTGCCACCGGGGCGAGTCGACGGTACCAGCGCCCCTGGACCTCGGCGTCGAAGGGGGCGGGGTAGCCGGTGGCATTGGTGCGGGGGATGGCGTCGAGATCGAGCTTGGGCATGGGTGGGGTCTCCTGCTAGCGAGTGTCTCATGACCGAAGTACTCGACCTCGCCAAGCGCCTGATTGCCGCGCCCAGCGTGACCCCTGCGACCGGCGAGGTGTTCGATGAACTCGAAGCGATGCTCGCGCCGCTGGGCTTTGCGGTCCACCGCTTTCGTGCCGGTCATGCACCCGAAGGACCGGTCGAAAACCTCTTCGCTATCCGGCCAGGCCCGGCTGGCTCGAAACATTTCGCCTTTGCTGGCCACCTCGATGTGGTGCCACCGGGTGAAGGCTGG from Erythrobacter mangrovi encodes:
- a CDS encoding glutathione S-transferase family protein, with the protein product MKLIIGNKNYSSWSLRGWLAAKQSGLHFEEIVVPLFGENWEADKQSGQIRPSSGKVPLLWDGDAVVWDSLAILDYLADKVGRDRFWPKDEAARGMARSMVAEMHSSFQALRGECPMNVRKRFDGFEPSEACTADILRILGLWAEARSRFGSGGPFLFGTFGAADVFFAPVVSRFISYQIPVPGFAVAYMQALWEHEWMQAWIAASEDEEWVIEQYETVG
- a CDS encoding VOC family protein; this translates as MSLRPFHLAFPVDDLAAARAFYRGAMGCAEGRSSDEWIDFDFYGHQIVAHLAPGKAGDRANNHVDGHGVPVPHFGIVLRMEDWQELADRLRAAGVEFAIEPTIRFKGQPGEQATMFFRDPSGNALEMKAFASDDMLFAT
- a CDS encoding cupin domain-containing protein, producing MPKLDLDAIPRTNATGYPAPFDAEVQGRWYRRLAPVAGLTQMGASHVLLEPGAYSSQRHWHRLEDELLVMLEGEAVLIEDEGETVVRPGDVLAWAAGVENGHRLHNRSSKPCVFVAISAGDKDRDSGEYPDIDMVFDPDGYAHKDGTRYPTSRIP
- a CDS encoding LysR substrate-binding domain-containing protein, with the protein product MPALQAFERAAARSSFADAARDLGRTPSAVSHAIKDMETRLGVTLFERVGRTVRVTQAGAAYLEVVEAALSSLRAATQRIARSEERNVIRISALPFFTSAVLLPNLPRFEAAHPHYDLRIETTNAYADVLNGEVDIALRFGEERSENLICKPLISVCGQPVASPSYLRSAPPIREPSDLQQHTLIHVRSNVQAWDEWYRAMGGDRLGSTRNLSFDSILGALDAATKGLGIALGMYPLIGAHSGYGEDLVPVLGPAVAWSTRYNFICQRTALESRKIQATLKWLEDSLAAFV